From a region of the Carassius auratus strain Wakin chromosome 31, ASM336829v1, whole genome shotgun sequence genome:
- the LOC113050472 gene encoding T-cell leukemia translocation-altered gene protein homolog, with protein sequence MEESWDFEFLSRMVDNLVSFLSEFVDDWLANDMRVTVFKILFTWLIISLVAIHFAWKMYGNTVNDMYYRQGTGGQNGGAPDTAPHLSGWESAAGDAMKTHRE encoded by the exons ATGGAGGAATCGTGGGATTTTGAATTCTTGTCTCGAATGGTTGACAATCTGGTTTCCTTTCTGTCCGAGTTTGTGGACGATTGGTTGGCCAACGACATGAGAGTTACAGTGTTTAAGATACTGTTCACCTGGCTCATCATCAGTCTCGTAGCCATCCACTTTGCCTGGAAAATGTACGGGAACACTGTCAACGATATGTACTACAGACAGG GGACTGGAGGACAGAATGGCGGGGCACCTGACACTGCGCCTCACCTGAGCGGATG GGAAAGTGCAGCTGGTGATGCCATGAAAACCCACCGTGAGTGA
- the LOC113050471 gene encoding glycerate kinase-like: MAQIIALSRFLHLKHPLPVKLASLCFRSMSSLDTRARAVFSAAVEGVQPDIVVRRSLERHGDKLLVGGQSFTLANNLYLVGFGKAVLGMAAEAERIVGDHLIKGVVSVPHGIQKTLYIHGKEKMLLKKNSRITVMEGAKKNLPDTDAQKSAECIRELASGLTEKDLLLVLISGGGSALLPAPAPPMSLQEKQDVTRKLAAAGATIQELNTVRRALSLLKGGGLAQCANPAQVVALILSDVIGDPLDLIASGPTVMSDFKPEEVWAILDRYKLSFSLPSSMNEVLSKGRAHYGSQVQKQAEVQKDHVLNVVIGSNTIALECASRKAVELGLRPIILSPGICGDVHSVARLYGLLSRFACSPEKETPPELTAEILQLGPEVGVESWDLCRTMNMLVEERKEGWGVTCLLAGGEPTVKLTGKGRGGRNQELALRVGLELSRDEVKSAAVFLSGGTDGQDGPTEAAGAITDGELMKEAMSQGLDIKVSLIDNDSFTFFSQLSEGRRLLMPGLTGTNVMDVHAMLLPLSAQRDFQ; encoded by the exons ATGGCTCAAATTATTGCTCTGTCACGTTTTCTTCACCTGAAGCACCCACTGCCGGTGAAATTAGCATCATTGTGTTTTCGAAGTATGTCATCATTAGACACTCGAGCCCGAGCTGTGTTTTCTGCAGCAGTTGAAGGTGTGCAGCCAGACATAGTGGTCCGCAGGAGTCTGGAGCGACATGGAGACAAACTACTTGTAGGTGGACAGAGTTTCACACTTGCCAATAACCTTTATCTGGTGGGCTTTGGAAAAGCTGTACTGGGGATGGCAGCCGAAGCGGAGAGGATTGTAGGAGACCATCTAATTAAAGGGGTGGTCAGTGTGCCTCATGGTATCCAGAAAACACTATACATTCATGGAAAAGA GAAGATGCTCCTTAAGAAGAACAGCAGAATTACCGTGATGGAAGGAGCAAAGAAAAATTTACCAGATACAGATGCCCAGAAGTCAGCAGAGTGTATTCGAGAACTAGCCAGTGGTCTGACTGAGAAAGATCTGCTGCTCGTGCTCATCTCTG GTGGTGGTTCTGCTCTTTTACCTGCTCCAGCCCCACCCATGTCCTTGCAGGAGAAACAGGATGTGACACGAAAACTCGCAGCAGCAGGGGCCACTATTCAGGAGTTAAATACAGTAAGGCGAGCCCTGTCATTGTTGAAGGGTGGAGGTCTTGCCCAGTGTGCCAACCCAGCCCAG GTAGTGGCATTGATTCTGTCAGATGTTATTGGAGATCCTCTGGATTTGATAGCCAGCGGCCCAACAGTCATGAGTGACTTCAAACCAGAGGAGGTCTGGGCTATCTTGGATCGTTAtaagctctctttctctcttccttccTCTATGAATGAGGTGCTTAGTAAAGGTAGAGCCCATTATGGGTCGCAGGTGCAAAAACAGGCAGAAGTCCAAAAAGACCATGTTTTAAATGTCGTAATTGGCTCAAACACTATTGCTCTTGAATGTGCCAGCCGTAAGGCTGTTGAATTAGGACTTCGACCCATCATTCTGTCTCCAGGCATATGTGGTGACGTTCACTCTGTTGCACGACTATACGGGCTGCTCTCTCGTTTTGCGTGCTCCCCAGAAAAGGAAACTCCCCCAGAACTCACTGCAGAGATCCTTCAGCTTGGACCAGAGGTTGGGGTAGAAAGCTGGGACTTGTGTCGCACCATGAACATGCTCGTAGAGGAGAGGAAGGAAGGCTGGGGTGTGACCTGTCTTCTGGCTGGAGGGGAACCCACTGTGAAACTGACAGGAAAGGGCAGGGGAGGGAGGAACCAGGAGTTGGCTCTGCGGGTGGGGCTTGAGCTCAGTAGGGATGAAGTAAAGAGTGCTGCAGTGTTCCTCAGTGGAGGAACCGATGGACAGGATGGCCCAACTGAGGCAGCTGGAGCCATCACTGATGGGGAATTGATGAAAGAAGCCATGTCTCAAGGTCTGGACATCAAAGTTTCTCTCATCGATAATGATTCGTTCACATTTTTCTCACAGCTCTCTGAAGGACGACGGTTACTCATGCCTGGACTGACAGGAACCAATGTGATGGATGTGCATGCTATGCTGCTGCCACTATCAGCCCAAAGAGACTTCCAATAA